One region of Bdellovibrio bacteriovorus genomic DNA includes:
- a CDS encoding DUF1622 domain-containing protein, whose amino-acid sequence MLHENVRQIAVAFELAGIGTIIIGAIYSTGKYLKHYFNKDPEGYRKYRSGMGNAILLGLELLVAGDIIGTVAVEPTYQNLGVLGLIVLIRTFLSWSLSVEIHGRWPWQENNKDLKE is encoded by the coding sequence ATGCTTCACGAGAACGTACGACAAATCGCTGTGGCCTTTGAGCTTGCGGGCATTGGCACCATTATTATTGGTGCCATTTATTCTACTGGAAAATATTTAAAACACTATTTTAATAAAGATCCGGAAGGATATCGCAAGTATCGCAGCGGTATGGGAAACGCCATTCTATTGGGACTGGAATTATTGGTTGCCGGAGACATTATCGGAACCGTCGCCGTTGAGCCCACTTATCAAAATTTAGGAGTGTTGGGCCTTATCGTTTTGATTCGAACTTTTTTAAGTTGGTCTTTGAGCGTAGAGATTCATGGGCGTTGGCCTTGGCAGGAAAACAACAAAGACCTTAAAGAATAA
- a CDS encoding KamA family radical SAM protein translates to MKFHFPRSPKPEHVSQSDWNNWTWQLRHSLKTQSDFEKHFTLSEEERLAFQGGKELFNIRTTPYYASLAGEPGDSIRQILMPQKYEIEEGLQQMLDPLGEKRNNPAPRVIHRYSDRALFLITDICSVYCRFCTRKHFTGQEQAFIKNDEYEQALNYIRKHTGLREVILSGGDPLTVSDAQLDRVLTDLRNIEHIEIIRIGSRMPVVCPMRVTDDLVRILKKHKPVFLMSHFNHPRELTAEAVEALERFVDNGVPVMNQMVLLNGINNHPAIVQALNRRLLYLRVKPYYMFQCDPSIGTDHLRTSVEDSLEIQKELWGHLSGLAMPNLSLDIPNGGGKTYLVPNFEVGQEGLTRHYIGWDGVKAEYVSPAPEKIKKPDVSLYEEEWLALKNSKSL, encoded by the coding sequence ATGAAGTTTCATTTCCCTCGAAGCCCTAAGCCAGAGCATGTTTCCCAGTCTGATTGGAATAATTGGACCTGGCAGCTTCGCCATAGCTTGAAAACGCAAAGCGATTTTGAAAAACACTTCACGCTTTCCGAAGAAGAGCGTCTGGCTTTTCAAGGTGGTAAAGAACTTTTTAATATTCGCACAACGCCTTACTACGCAAGCCTTGCGGGGGAGCCTGGCGATTCGATCCGTCAGATCTTAATGCCGCAAAAATATGAAATCGAAGAAGGCTTGCAGCAGATGCTCGATCCTTTGGGAGAGAAAAGAAATAATCCCGCGCCTCGCGTGATTCATCGCTATTCGGATCGCGCCTTATTTTTGATCACGGATATCTGCAGTGTTTATTGTCGCTTTTGCACGCGTAAACATTTCACCGGACAAGAACAAGCGTTTATTAAAAACGACGAATACGAGCAAGCGCTCAACTACATCCGCAAACACACGGGCCTTCGCGAAGTTATTCTTTCTGGCGGAGATCCTTTAACTGTCAGTGATGCGCAACTTGACCGTGTACTGACGGACCTAAGAAATATTGAGCACATCGAAATCATTCGCATTGGTTCCCGTATGCCTGTGGTATGTCCTATGCGTGTGACAGATGACTTGGTGAGGATTTTAAAGAAACACAAGCCCGTCTTTTTAATGTCTCATTTCAATCATCCGCGAGAACTCACAGCGGAAGCTGTTGAAGCTTTGGAAAGATTCGTCGATAACGGCGTTCCGGTGATGAATCAAATGGTTTTACTTAACGGCATCAACAATCATCCTGCAATTGTCCAAGCTTTAAATCGTCGTTTGCTTTATTTACGTGTGAAGCCTTATTACATGTTCCAATGCGATCCTTCGATTGGTACCGATCACTTGCGGACATCTGTTGAAGACTCATTAGAGATTCAAAAAGAGTTGTGGGGTCATCTTTCCGGACTCGCGATGCCGAATCTTTCTTTAGATATTCCGAACGGTGGAGGAAAAACGTATCTTGTGCCGAACTTCGAGGTCGGGCAAGAAGGGTTGACTCGTCACTACATCGGTTGGGACGGAGTGAAGGCGGAATACGTCAGCCCCGCTCCAGAAAAAATAAAAAAGCCAGATGTCTCTTTGTATGAAGAAGAATGGCTTGCGCTTAAGAATTCAAAGTCTCTCTAA